TGGACCAATGTTTGTAACTTACGGAACTGAAATTGCACAAAACGGGGATAATTTCGAAACGATTCATCCACAAATGAATTTATGGACAGATAAAGAAGTTCATGAGTTTATGAAAACAACTACTGAAGTATTTAATCAACATCCGAACTTATTAAATCGTGACACTGAAACGATTGTAAATAATCACGGTCTATATACTGTGTTATTTAAAACAGATGACGTTGATTTTATATTAGAAATTAACAACACGAGTGAGACACAAAAATTAGAGATTACTGATGAATATGTAAAAGATGGAAAAGAACTGAGTGGGTTATTACTTGGTGAGCGTGTGCAACCGCACGGAAATTCATTATACCCTGTCATTGACAGAGAGTTAACAGAATTATTTGCAGTCATTGAATCACCTGGTCTAAACCATTGGTACTTAATTTCAAGTCTATTAATATTCGGTGGATTTGCGATATTTATATTTATCGTTGCAAAACGTAGTAAAAGAAAAGAGAATAGATAAAATAATCGGGAAGCTATTATAGCTTCCCGATTGCTTTATATCCGAGCATATTGACGATATCTTTTGGACTACTAAATGGAGGTGCATATGCAACCTCAATGTTAATTAGATCATCAACAGTCCCACCGAGACGTGTGAGTGTTGAGAGTATATCTAAACGTTTGTCGAGTCCTTTTTCACCTATACCGGATGCTCTTAAAATTTTACGTGTATTTTTGTCGACGTAAATTTTTAACGATAAAGGTTTTGCACCTGGCATATATCCTGCTTTATTATTTTGTGTTTGCTCAACGATGATATAGTCTTCGTCTTCTAAGTCTTTTAATGATAATCCCATTTTACCAACAGCAACATCGAAATATCTTAAAATAGATACTGAAAGTAATCCGTCGTGTTTGTACTGATCGTTTTCAGCAAGATGATTTGCGATAATGTACGCGAGTCGATGTGCAGGCCAAGCGAGCGCCACAGATACTTTTTTATGAGGTACGTGCTGGTAATGTGTTTCTATTGCGTCCCCGATAGCGTAAATATTGTCGATGTTTGTTAATCCATATTCATCGACAGGTATATATCCGTCATTCATGACGACGTTAGACGATTTTAAAAAGTCTGTACGCGGTGTAATACCAATTGCTTGAATGATGAGTTCTGCATCGATGACTTCACCATTATTTAACGTAAGCTTTGTTCCATCTAACTTTACAGGTTCACTGTTTAGTTCTAATCGAATGCCGTTTTTATCCATCTCTTCTTTAATCGGTTCACTAAACTCTTCTTCTATTGTGCTGTATACTCTTTCGTTATGTTGGAGAATGGTTACTTCAAGTCCACGCTTACGTAACTGTTCAGACACTTCAAGACCAACAAATCCTGTACCGATTACAACTGCATGCTTAACGTCATTTTCAGTAATATATTGTTCGATGAGATCTAAATGATGTAAGTGCTGAAGTACAAATGATTGTGGTGCGTGTTTTACTGCTTCTATTTCATTTGCTTGTGCACCAGGAGATACTATTAATTTGTCGTATGGATCGTCAAATGTGTCTCCTGTTTTTAAATTTTTCACTGTAACATAATTTTCCTTATCGTTTACTGAAATGACTTCATGTTCAGTATGCACATCGATGCCTTGATTTTTTAATTGTTCAGGAGTACGCGCGATTAAATCAGATCTCTCGCTCACTTCACGAGATAAATAATACGGCAAACCACAGTTTGCGAAACTTACATATGGGTTTTTATCGTATACAACGATTTCGCTCGTTGTATTGAGTCGTCTAAATTGACTTGCCACCGTCATTCCACCTGATAATCCACCGATTATGACAAGTTTCATATATTACACTCCTTCAGTAAAGTAAAATAGTGCAATTGTTCCGTTCCCAGTATGTGAAATAATCGTTGGACCGATACTAGAAATTTGAACGTTCGTTAAATCCGTCTCTTTTAAAATTAGATTTTTTAACGCTTCTGCATCTTTTAAGTTGTCAGCATGAGTAATGTGTACTTCAGTCGCTGCACCTTCTTCTTTCATAAGTTCAACCATACGTTTTAAAACGCGTTTCACTCCGCGATACTTTTCAATCGGTACGAGTTTTCCGTCTTCTACATGGAGAAGAGGGCGAATGTTTAAAAGGCTACCTAAAAATGCTTGCCCTTTAGAGAGACGACCACCTTTAGCGAGGTAATCTAAATCAGATACTGTAAATAAATGACGAATGTGTGCTTTATCTCTTTCGATATTTTTAATAACTTCTTCTTTAGATAAACCGTCATTTACATATTTTGCAGCGCGTTCAACGAGTAGTCCGTAACCGTAACTTGCACTTAACGAGTCGATGACAGTAATATCAACGTCGTCACGCTCTTCTAAAATCATATCGCGCGCGATGTTCGCACTTTGATACGTTCCAGATAATTGACTTGAAAACGATAAATAAATAATCGTCGAGTCTTCTTTTAAAGCTTCATTAAAATAGTTATATAACTCATCTGGGTTTGCTTGACTCGTCAGTGGACGAATGCCATCATCGACTGCTTTTGATACTTCTTCACTTGAAATTTCGTATTTGTCGAGATACTCTTTACCGTCGACGTTGATTGTTAGTGGTATAAAAAATAACTGATGTTCTTTAGCGAAATCTAAACTGATGTCTGAACAGCTATCTACTAATAATTTCATATTATAACTCCTTATATTCAATATTTAAGTTAAAGTAATCATTTAAATATCGACCGACACCGTCGTTGTTGTTATCAAACGGCGTGACGTCTTTAGCGATATCTTTTAATTCATCGATTGCGTTTTTCATAGCGACACCATGACTGACGTACTCGATCATTTGAAGATCGTTGTCTTCATCTCCAAATGCGATTGTACGAGACTCATCTAAGTTTAAAGCATCTAATACATATTTGATACCTGTCGCTTTTGAGACACCTTTTTTGATAATCTCGATGATCGCAAGTTGTGGTGCCCACTGCCTATGTGCAAGTGTTTCAGCATACACATTATCAAATGCGTGACGAATATAATCGATGCGGTCTTCAGTTGTTTTAATGAGAAGTGACGTTGCTTCTTCTGGCATATTATCACGTAAGTCACCTGCGACTTTTTTAGGGTCTCCCATATAAAACTCATCCATTAAGACGCTGTCGTGATATTGGAAGTATAAATCATCACGAACTTCTGCGACAATGTTTTTAATGTCGTATTTATCGATATGTACGACGATATCCTCGATAACATCTTGAGGTAATGTTTCTTGTAATGTTTTAAATTCAAAATCTAATGGGTGGTGCACGAATGCACCGTTAAAGTTAACGATTGGTGTGTTTAATCGTAACTCTTTATAGTAAGGAACTGACGCACGATACGGTCGCCCCGTAGTAATCATGACGTAGTGTCCTTGTCTTTTTAATTCTTGAACGACACGATTTGTATAGTCTCCAATTGTATTTTCATCAGTGAGTAACGTGCCGTCTAAATCTAAACATATAAGATACGGTTTCATGAAAATCATCCTTTCGACTACTTTAATAATAGCATTATTATTCACTAGTTGTTTAATATTTGTTATATTGAATATACGATAATATATGCGAGGTGACAGAATATGGATAAAGCAATGGAAGAAAGCATGCTCGGTGCGTTAGAAAACGTTATTGACCCAGAGCTCGGTATAGATATTGTAAACTTAGGTTTAGTTTACGGTGTGTTTTTAGATGAAGATGGTAATGCGGGTGTTGAAATGACACTTACGTCAATGGGGTGCCCGATGGGTCCAGAGATTGTACAAATGGTTGAAGAATCATTATTAGAATTACCGGAAGTTAAAAACGTGAACGTTCAAATTGTTTGGAATCCACCTTGGACAAAAGATAATATGTCACGTTATGCGAAGATCGCTTTAGGTGTATCATAATATTTAAGCGCTCAACATTATGTTGAGCGCTTTTTAATTTCTAAAAGAGAGTTGATAGGAAAGTGTGTTTACAATATACTATTAATTGCTATGAATCATAAGGGGTGCATAATTGCTGAGATTATACCCTTGAACCTGTTGAGGTA
Above is a genomic segment from Nosocomiicoccus massiliensis containing:
- a CDS encoding Cof-type HAD-IIB family hydrolase codes for the protein MKPYLICLDLDGTLLTDENTIGDYTNRVVQELKRQGHYVMITTGRPYRASVPYYKELRLNTPIVNFNGAFVHHPLDFEFKTLQETLPQDVIEDIVVHIDKYDIKNIVAEVRDDLYFQYHDSVLMDEFYMGDPKKVAGDLRDNMPEEATSLLIKTTEDRIDYIRHAFDNVYAETLAHRQWAPQLAIIEIIKKGVSKATGIKYVLDALNLDESRTIAFGDEDNDLQMIEYVSHGVAMKNAIDELKDIAKDVTPFDNNNDGVGRYLNDYFNLNIEYKEL
- a CDS encoding CoA-disulfide reductase, coding for MKLVIIGGLSGGMTVASQFRRLNTTSEIVVYDKNPYVSFANCGLPYYLSREVSERSDLIARTPEQLKNQGIDVHTEHEVISVNDKENYVTVKNLKTGDTFDDPYDKLIVSPGAQANEIEAVKHAPQSFVLQHLHHLDLIEQYITENDVKHAVVIGTGFVGLEVSEQLRKRGLEVTILQHNERVYSTIEEEFSEPIKEEMDKNGIRLELNSEPVKLDGTKLTLNNGEVIDAELIIQAIGITPRTDFLKSSNVVMNDGYIPVDEYGLTNIDNIYAIGDAIETHYQHVPHKKVSVALAWPAHRLAYIIANHLAENDQYKHDGLLSVSILRYFDVAVGKMGLSLKDLEDEDYIIVEQTQNNKAGYMPGAKPLSLKIYVDKNTRKILRASGIGEKGLDKRLDILSTLTRLGGTVDDLINIEVAYAPPFSSPKDIVNMLGYKAIGKL
- a CDS encoding DegV family protein, producing the protein MKLLVDSCSDISLDFAKEHQLFFIPLTINVDGKEYLDKYEISSEEVSKAVDDGIRPLTSQANPDELYNYFNEALKEDSTIIYLSFSSQLSGTYQSANIARDMILEERDDVDITVIDSLSASYGYGLLVERAAKYVNDGLSKEEVIKNIERDKAHIRHLFTVSDLDYLAKGGRLSKGQAFLGSLLNIRPLLHVEDGKLVPIEKYRGVKRVLKRMVELMKEEGAATEVHITHADNLKDAEALKNLILKETDLTNVQISSIGPTIISHTGNGTIALFYFTEGV
- a CDS encoding metal-sulfur cluster assembly factor, with product MDKAMEESMLGALENVIDPELGIDIVNLGLVYGVFLDEDGNAGVEMTLTSMGCPMGPEIVQMVEESLLELPEVKNVNVQIVWNPPWTKDNMSRYAKIALGVS